One region of Glycine max cultivar Williams 82 chromosome 9, Glycine_max_v4.0, whole genome shotgun sequence genomic DNA includes:
- the LOC100800198 gene encoding uncharacterized protein, giving the protein MGRLAPLSEEPINEENEGYNNNSNPKKCLQSWRNWNWIKTHFSLVFNKKSNLKILLSVLGCPLFPVPVHPNILPLNEVSSSAQYIIQHFRAATGCRKLEGTVKNVFTTGKVTMDVVDELGSAGGSVNLEKGCFVMWQMVPDKWQIELVLGGQKVVAGSNGAIAWRHTPWLGVHAAKGGVRPLRRALQGLDPLAVSSVFCAAQYMGEKEISGMDCFVLKLSAEQKDLVERSDSKAEMIKHAIFGYFSQRSGLLVYLGDSYLTRIQAPGSHPTYWETTMSTKIEDYRIVDGVMIAHAGSSTTLITRFGDNLKAGPSITRLEESWTIDDVAFYVKGLSLDCFIPPQELQRDCSSDDELGWRSHA; this is encoded by the exons ATGGGAAGACTTGCACCATTATCAGAAGAACCCatcaatgaagaaaatgaaggatACAACAACAATAGTAACCCAAAGAAATGCCTTCAATCATGGAGGAACTGGAACTGGATCAAGACTCATTTTTCTCTTGTCTTTAACAAGAAGTCCAACCTCAAGATCCTCCTTAGTGTCTTGGGTTGCCCTTTGTTTCCTGTTCCTGTCCACCCCAATATTCTACCACTCAATGAG GTCTCATCTTCGGCACAGTATATCATACAACACTTTAGGGCTGCAACAGGGTGTAGGAAGTTGGAGGGAACAGTGAAGAACGTGTTCACAACAGGGAAAGTGACAATGGATGTGGTGGATGAGCTCGGATCCGCCGGTGGCAGCGTTAATTTGGAGAAAGGGTGCTTTGTGATGTGGCAAATGGTTCCAGATAAGTGGCAGATAGAGCTGGTTTTGGGTGGCCAAAAGGTTGTGGCTGGTAGCAATGGTGCCATTGCTTGGCGCCACACGCCTTGGCTAGGTGTGCACGCTGCCAAAGGCGGCGTCCGGCCTCTTCGCCGTGCTCTTCAG GGACTAGACCCTTTGGCAGTGTCTTCTGTATTCTGTGCGGCACAATACATGGGGGAGAAAGAAATATCAGGCATGGATTGCTTTGTGCTGAAACTCTCAGCTGAACAGAAAGACCTCGTTGAGCGGAGTGACAGCAAGGCCGAGATGATCAAGCACGCCATATTTGGCTACTTCAGCCAAAGAAGTGGCCTTTTGGTGTACCTAGGGGACTCTTACCTGACCAGGATCCAAGCACCAGGATCTCACCCCACATACTGGGAAACCACAATGTCAACCAAGATTGAGGACTACAGAATTGTGGATGGTGTGATGATTGCACATGCCGGCTCATCGACCACGTTGATCACCAGGTTTGGGGACAACCTCAAGGCTGGACCATCCATCACTAGGCTGGAAGAGTCATGGACAATTGATGATGTTGCATTCTATGTGAAAGGGTTGTCCTTGGACTGCTTCATACCTCCTCAGGAACTGCAGAGAGATTGTTCTTCAGATGATGAGCTAGGTTGGAGATCTCATGCATAG